In Sulfitobacter sp. M39, the following proteins share a genomic window:
- a CDS encoding DUF1489 family protein gives MKNHINLIKLSVGTETVDDLAAWQEKKQAQTEDGFPRHVTRMWPKREPEILNGGSIFWVIKGVIQCRQKILRLDETSGADGVRRCAIVLDPKIIRVQGSLKRPFQGWRYLAPQDAPADLPEGRDHEEPLPIELNRALAEIGVL, from the coding sequence GTGAAAAATCATATTAATCTCATCAAGTTGTCCGTTGGCACGGAAACCGTCGATGATCTAGCTGCATGGCAGGAAAAAAAACAGGCGCAAACCGAGGACGGTTTTCCTCGTCACGTGACGCGCATGTGGCCCAAACGCGAACCCGAGATTCTGAACGGCGGGTCGATCTTCTGGGTGATCAAAGGTGTGATCCAGTGTCGTCAGAAAATCCTGCGTCTGGACGAGACGTCGGGCGCGGACGGCGTGCGCCGCTGCGCGATCGTGCTGGACCCCAAGATCATCCGGGTGCAAGGCAGCCTCAAACGCCCGTTTCAGGGGTGGCGCTACCTTGCGCCGCAGGATGCCCCTGCCGATCTGCCCGAAGGCCGCGACCACGAAGAGCCCCTGCCCATAGAGTTGAACCGCGCGCTGGCCGAGATCGGCGTGCTCTAG
- a CDS encoding adenosylcobalamin-dependent ribonucleoside-diphosphate reductase — protein MSRFAAPIAEQIWDMKYRFKDADGTPRDVTVEDSWRRIARDLAQVEKAPEKWEEAFYEALEDFKFLPAGRITAGAGTARRVTLFNCFVMGTVPDSMAGIFDMLKEAAVTMQQGGGIGYDFSTIRPRGADVLGVSADASGPLSFMDVWDAMCRTIMSAGSRRGAMMATMRCDHPDVEDFIAAKSDPARLRMFNMSVLITDPFMDAVKADASWDLQFNGKVYRTVQARDLWNRIMKATYEFAEPGVIFIDRINEANNLSYCETIAATNPCGEQPLPPYGACLLGSINMARMVSDPFGDNPQLDVEALNKLVATAVRMMDNVVDVSKFPLDEQQAEAKAKRRIGLGVTGLADALLMVGLRYGSDAAAEQTEAWLKAIARAAYLASVDLAKEKGAFPLFEADAYLASGTMQQMDDDVRDAIAENGIRNALLTSIAPTGTISLYAGNVSSGIEPVFAYAYTRKVLQKDGSRTEEEVVDYAVQMWRDLKGDAPLPDYFVNAQTLAPLDHVKMQAAAQKWVDSSISKTINCPEDISFDAFKDVYMAAWDQGCKGCTTYRPNDVTGSVLSVSESADTAPGEVAAQATAEEGGEVVYMSDPLDRPEELEGSTYKIKWPDSEHALYITINDVVIGGHRRPFEVFINSKNMEHFAWTVALTRMISAVFRRGGDVSFVVEELKAVFDPRGGAWMRGKYIPSMLAAIGGVIEQHLIATGFIAGEGQGLKSDPQAKVVGLEAPRGKACSSCGQYDLRMVEGCMTCGSCGHSKCG, from the coding sequence ATGTCACGATTTGCCGCCCCCATTGCCGAACAGATTTGGGACATGAAATACCGTTTTAAAGATGCCGACGGCACGCCGCGTGATGTGACGGTAGAAGACAGCTGGCGGCGAATCGCCCGTGATCTGGCACAGGTCGAAAAAGCACCGGAAAAATGGGAAGAGGCATTTTACGAAGCGTTGGAGGATTTCAAATTCCTCCCCGCGGGCCGCATCACTGCCGGGGCAGGTACTGCGCGCCGCGTGACATTGTTCAACTGTTTCGTCATGGGCACCGTGCCTGACAGCATGGCCGGTATCTTCGACATGCTCAAAGAAGCCGCTGTGACCATGCAGCAGGGGGGCGGGATCGGCTATGACTTTTCCACCATCCGGCCCCGTGGCGCGGATGTGCTGGGGGTCTCTGCTGACGCCTCCGGCCCGCTGAGCTTTATGGATGTCTGGGATGCCATGTGCCGGACGATCATGTCCGCCGGGTCGCGCCGTGGCGCGATGATGGCCACCATGCGCTGTGATCATCCCGATGTCGAAGACTTCATCGCCGCTAAATCCGACCCCGCGCGGCTGCGGATGTTCAACATGTCCGTGTTGATCACAGACCCTTTCATGGATGCGGTCAAGGCCGATGCCAGCTGGGATCTGCAGTTCAACGGCAAGGTCTACCGCACCGTTCAGGCCCGTGATCTGTGGAACCGGATCATGAAAGCCACTTACGAGTTCGCCGAGCCCGGTGTGATCTTTATCGATCGCATCAACGAGGCCAACAACCTGAGCTATTGCGAAACCATCGCCGCCACAAACCCCTGTGGGGAACAGCCGCTGCCGCCCTATGGTGCCTGTTTGCTGGGGTCGATCAACATGGCGCGGATGGTATCCGACCCGTTTGGCGACAACCCTCAGCTGGACGTCGAGGCGTTGAACAAGCTGGTCGCGACCGCTGTGCGCATGATGGATAACGTCGTTGACGTGTCGAAATTCCCGCTGGACGAACAGCAGGCAGAGGCGAAAGCTAAGCGCCGCATCGGTCTGGGTGTCACCGGTCTGGCGGATGCCTTGTTGATGGTCGGGCTGCGTTATGGCTCGGACGCGGCGGCAGAGCAGACCGAGGCATGGCTCAAGGCGATTGCGCGGGCGGCCTATCTGGCCTCCGTCGATCTGGCGAAGGAAAAGGGTGCCTTCCCGCTGTTCGAGGCGGACGCCTATCTGGCTTCCGGCACCATGCAGCAGATGGATGATGACGTGCGCGACGCCATTGCCGAAAACGGCATCCGCAACGCGCTTTTGACCTCGATCGCGCCCACAGGCACCATCAGCCTTTATGCAGGCAACGTCAGCTCGGGGATCGAGCCGGTCTTTGCCTATGCCTACACCCGCAAGGTTCTGCAAAAGGATGGCAGCCGGACCGAGGAAGAAGTCGTCGATTACGCCGTACAGATGTGGCGCGATCTGAAGGGCGACGCGCCGTTGCCCGACTATTTCGTCAATGCCCAAACGCTGGCACCGTTGGACCACGTCAAAATGCAGGCTGCGGCGCAGAAGTGGGTCGACAGCAGCATCTCGAAAACCATCAACTGCCCCGAAGACATCAGCTTTGACGCGTTCAAGGATGTTTATATGGCCGCGTGGGATCAAGGCTGCAAAGGCTGCACGACCTACCGCCCCAACGATGTCACCGGATCGGTTCTGTCGGTATCGGAAAGCGCCGATACAGCCCCGGGCGAGGTTGCGGCCCAAGCCACCGCAGAGGAAGGCGGCGAGGTCGTCTATATGTCCGATCCGCTGGACCGTCCGGAAGAGCTTGAGGGCTCCACCTACAAGATCAAATGGCCCGACAGCGAGCATGCGCTGTATATCACCATCAACGATGTGGTGATCGGTGGGCATCGGCGTCCGTTCGAGGTCTTTATCAACTCCAAGAACATGGAGCATTTTGCCTGGACCGTCGCGCTTACCCGCATGATCTCTGCCGTGTTCCGTCGCGGTGGTGATGTGTCCTTTGTCGTCGAAGAGCTGAAGGCCGTCTTTGACCCGCGCGGCGGAGCCTGGATGCGCGGCAAATACATCCCGTCGATGCTGGCCGCGATCGGAGGCGTGATCGAACAACACTTGATCGCCACCGGCTTTATCGCCGGCGAAGGGCAGGGCCTGAAATCCGACCCGCAAGCCAAGGTCGTCGGCCTTGAGGCCCCCCGAGGCAAAGCTTGCAGCAGCTGCGGCCAATACGACCTGCGCATGGTCGAAGGCTGCATGACCTGCGGCAGCTGTGGGCATAGTAAGTGTGGGTGA
- a CDS encoding AraC family transcriptional regulator encodes MRDLLCQLASMTKDQIKQLIDRYLPGAGLVDTALKSVQLFRVTEPVPCVPAVYEPTVVAILGGSKEAILDGEHHVYDSNRYMVCPMTLPVEAGSPQASPETPLVGVMIALDPRIMRELAIEMETTSGALHKSDASPPQALTLADWDTDFTQALYRLVELLDNPVDTAILGPGRLRELYYAVLKGEASTAARRAFGVGNEIARTIDYLSTHLNEQVTIEDMADHVGMSRAVFHRRFKQATTISPLQFIKSMRLNNAAMKIAEGKTVSEAAWAVGYQSASQFSREFKRMYGQSPREWSHSAQASARLI; translated from the coding sequence TTGCGCGATTTACTCTGCCAGCTTGCCAGCATGACCAAGGACCAGATCAAACAGCTCATCGATCGCTACCTGCCCGGCGCGGGTCTTGTGGATACCGCTTTGAAAAGCGTGCAACTTTTCCGTGTGACCGAACCCGTGCCATGTGTGCCCGCGGTGTATGAGCCTACGGTCGTGGCGATCCTAGGCGGCTCCAAGGAAGCCATCCTAGACGGGGAACACCATGTCTATGACAGCAACCGCTATATGGTTTGCCCCATGACCCTACCGGTAGAGGCCGGATCCCCGCAAGCCTCACCAGAGACACCCTTGGTCGGCGTGATGATCGCGTTGGATCCACGGATCATGCGCGAACTTGCCATTGAGATGGAGACCACGTCCGGAGCCCTGCACAAGTCAGACGCCTCGCCCCCGCAGGCCCTGACGCTGGCGGATTGGGATACCGACTTCACCCAAGCGCTGTATCGGCTGGTGGAACTGCTAGACAACCCAGTGGATACGGCGATTTTGGGGCCGGGGCGTCTGCGGGAGCTCTACTATGCCGTGCTCAAGGGCGAAGCTAGCACAGCCGCGCGGCGCGCCTTTGGTGTCGGGAACGAAATTGCGCGCACCATTGACTATCTATCCACCCACCTGAACGAACAGGTCACGATCGAAGACATGGCCGACCACGTCGGCATGAGCCGTGCTGTATTCCATCGCCGGTTCAAACAGGCGACCACGATATCGCCACTCCAGTTCATAAAGTCGATGCGATTGAACAACGCTGCCATGAAGATCGCCGAGGGCAAGACCGTGTCCGAGGCAGCTTGGGCCGTCGGCTACCAAAGCGCGTCACAGTTCAGCCGGGAGTTCAAGCGCATGTATGGACAGTCGCCCCGAGAATGGAGCCATTCGGCCCAGGCTTCGGCGCGACTTATCTAG
- a CDS encoding SDR family oxidoreductase yields MADKTFGPKGWTPERLGNLSGKTYLITGANAGAGFQATRTLLKKKAKVVMLNRSVEKSTAAINELKQEFGASADVSFVYMDLSVLDSVRTAAAEVLKTVPRIDALINNAAIAQVPTRKLTEDGFESQLGTNHYGHFLLNGLLFERIAESKGRIVIVGSLGYNMGLKTIKFGDMNWNEGYGANIAYSQSKLAQMMFAYELQDRQAAAGRNEVEVFVCHPGASATSLISSSGSRFTRFIWWLTTKTSLVQTAEQGSYPEVMCATEDGLEQRALYGPTGRLEMVGPVGKGTLNAHAYDKAVMTQLWDVSENAVGFEWSL; encoded by the coding sequence ATGGCAGACAAAACTTTCGGACCAAAGGGCTGGACGCCCGAACGCCTCGGCAACCTGAGCGGCAAGACATACCTCATCACCGGTGCGAACGCCGGCGCTGGTTTTCAGGCCACGCGAACGTTGTTGAAAAAGAAGGCCAAGGTCGTGATGTTGAACCGCTCGGTCGAGAAATCAACAGCCGCCATAAACGAGCTGAAACAAGAATTCGGTGCATCCGCTGATGTCAGCTTTGTCTACATGGACCTTTCTGTTCTGGACAGCGTGCGCACCGCCGCTGCCGAGGTGCTGAAAACCGTGCCGCGCATCGACGCGCTAATCAACAACGCGGCTATCGCGCAGGTGCCCACCCGGAAACTGACGGAGGATGGTTTTGAAAGCCAGCTTGGCACTAACCATTACGGCCACTTCCTGCTGAATGGCCTGCTGTTTGAACGGATCGCTGAAAGCAAGGGGCGGATCGTTATCGTCGGCAGCCTTGGCTACAACATGGGTCTGAAGACAATCAAGTTCGGTGATATGAATTGGAATGAAGGCTACGGCGCAAACATCGCCTATTCGCAAAGCAAGCTGGCGCAGATGATGTTTGCCTATGAATTGCAAGATCGGCAGGCGGCTGCGGGTCGCAACGAAGTCGAAGTGTTCGTTTGCCATCCAGGCGCGTCTGCGACTTCGCTGATTAGCTCGAGCGGCAGCAGGTTCACCCGGTTTATCTGGTGGCTTACGACCAAGACTTCGTTGGTCCAGACTGCGGAACAAGGGTCCTATCCAGAGGTTATGTGCGCGACGGAAGACGGCTTGGAACAACGTGCGCTCTATGGCCCGACAGGCCGCCTAGAAATGGTTGGACCGGTCGGCAAGGGCACCCTGAACGCCCATGCCTATGACAAGGCAGTGATGACACAGCTCTGGGACGTGTCCGAAAATGCCGTCGGCTTCGAATGGTCGCTTTAA
- a CDS encoding aldo/keto reductase, whose amino-acid sequence MKYKSLGNTGLYVSELTLGTMTFDNEGGSYSGMIGATGQELARRMVDLAIEAGINLFDTANVYSSGVSEEMLGTALGARRNDVLVATKVASTLTTGPNDFGTSRGAIMREVEGSLSRLGTDYIDLYQVHSFDDTAPLEETLRALDDLVRQGKVRYIGLSNFAGWQIAKADGLARQMGTDRFASIQSYYSLVGRELEREIIPAGMDLGLGTLIWSPLAGGFLSGKYTREDEAKGRRASFEFPPVDEKQGFDVVDALKDIAADKGASVAQIALAWLLHKPGVTSVIVGARKQEQLVDNLGAAAIDLSGAEMARLDDVSALKSEYPGYLPQMRRGDSLFDRLHDA is encoded by the coding sequence ATGAAATATAAATCTCTTGGGAACACAGGCCTCTATGTGTCTGAACTGACGCTGGGCACGATGACTTTCGACAATGAAGGCGGCAGCTATTCCGGGATGATCGGTGCCACGGGACAGGAACTGGCCAGACGCATGGTGGATCTTGCGATCGAGGCCGGGATCAACCTCTTTGACACTGCCAATGTCTACAGTTCGGGCGTGTCCGAGGAAATGCTCGGCACGGCGCTGGGGGCGCGGCGTAACGATGTGCTGGTTGCGACCAAGGTCGCCAGCACTCTGACAACCGGACCAAATGATTTTGGCACCAGCCGCGGCGCGATCATGCGCGAGGTCGAAGGCAGCTTGAGCCGACTGGGCACCGACTACATCGACCTGTACCAAGTACACAGCTTTGACGACACGGCTCCGCTGGAAGAGACCCTGCGGGCGCTTGATGACCTCGTGCGGCAGGGCAAGGTCCGCTACATCGGCTTGTCGAATTTTGCCGGATGGCAGATCGCCAAGGCCGATGGACTGGCGCGGCAGATGGGGACCGACCGCTTCGCCTCGATCCAATCTTACTACAGCCTTGTCGGGCGCGAGCTAGAGCGCGAAATCATTCCCGCAGGGATGGATCTTGGGCTTGGCACCCTGATCTGGAGCCCGCTGGCAGGCGGCTTTCTTAGCGGTAAATACACCCGCGAGGACGAGGCCAAAGGCCGCCGCGCCTCATTTGAATTCCCGCCCGTTGATGAGAAGCAAGGCTTTGACGTCGTGGATGCGCTAAAGGACATTGCGGCGGACAAGGGCGCATCGGTTGCGCAGATCGCGCTGGCGTGGCTGCTGCACAAGCCCGGCGTGACCAGCGTGATCGTCGGTGCACGCAAGCAAGAGCAACTGGTCGACAACCTCGGTGCTGCCGCCATTGACCTGAGCGGAGCCGAGATGGCGCGGTTGGACGACGTCAGTGCGCTGAAGTCCGAGTACCCCGGTTACTTGCCACAGATGCGCCGCGGCGACAGCCTATTTGACCGCTTGCACGACGCCTGA
- a CDS encoding LysR substrate-binding domain-containing protein, translating to MDTDNLRLFVMAADRLNISAAGRNLGLAPAVASARLAKLEQELGVELLRRTTRKVSLSLEGSDFLPYAREILAQADAAKAVLGSHETSPKGTIRFAAPSSFAQRHIMPLLPQFHAAFPELTLELRLSDARFDAIEGSFDLALRAAPLTDSSLKGRKLAGDTRVLCASPAYLEEHGVPQSPAELRGHRFLAWVDLEPRDLIGPEGETAPLDPAQMMCRTIVDDGDAQREATLAGAGLSINSLWSVSDELRSGRLIRVLPEWKLNDSSVLWLMYPRSNVLTPKTRILIDFLIAYLGSHAEWGA from the coding sequence GTGGATACTGACAACCTGCGCCTTTTTGTGATGGCTGCCGACCGGCTTAACATCTCTGCTGCCGGACGGAATCTGGGCCTTGCCCCTGCAGTCGCCAGCGCGCGCCTTGCCAAACTGGAACAGGAGCTTGGCGTAGAGCTGCTGCGACGTACCACCCGCAAAGTATCCCTGTCGCTAGAAGGGTCCGATTTCCTACCTTATGCGCGGGAAATTCTGGCGCAGGCCGACGCCGCGAAGGCCGTTCTTGGCAGCCATGAAACCAGCCCCAAAGGCACCATACGATTTGCGGCGCCAAGCAGTTTCGCGCAGCGTCACATCATGCCGCTTCTGCCGCAGTTTCACGCGGCGTTCCCCGAACTTACGCTCGAACTTCGCCTGTCTGACGCACGGTTTGACGCGATCGAGGGCAGTTTTGACCTTGCGTTGCGCGCGGCCCCCCTGACCGACAGCAGCCTCAAGGGGCGCAAGCTGGCGGGTGATACCCGCGTCCTTTGCGCCTCTCCTGCATATCTTGAGGAACATGGCGTACCGCAGTCGCCGGCAGAGCTTCGAGGGCATCGCTTTCTAGCATGGGTCGACCTTGAGCCGCGCGATTTGATCGGCCCTGAGGGCGAAACCGCGCCGCTTGACCCAGCCCAGATGATGTGCCGGACTATCGTTGACGATGGTGACGCTCAACGTGAGGCCACCCTTGCGGGGGCCGGCCTGTCGATCAACTCCCTCTGGAGCGTCTCGGACGAGCTGCGCTCGGGCCGGTTGATCCGCGTCCTTCCGGAATGGAAGCTGAACGACAGTTCGGTCTTGTGGTTGATGTACCCGCGTTCAAACGTGCTCACCCCCAAGACGCGCATCCTGATCGACTTTCTCATCGCGTATCTTGGCTCACATGCAGAATGGGGCGCGTAG
- a CDS encoding zinc-binding alcohol dehydrogenase family protein, translating to MKAIGYSAAGPADTLDLIEIDRPEVGPRDLLVAVKGISVNPVDVKLRAAAQPEGAARVLGFDAAGVVAEVGASVTGYKIGDEVFYAGDVTRAGTNAEFHAVDERIVGRKPASLDFTEASGLPLTSITAWEMLFDAFRLTEGGGAGQSLLVIGGAGGVGSILIQLAKALTGLTVIATASRPETQDWVRKMGADHVVDHRGDLAAQLAELGQTPNYVAALTATDQHWPAIIDLIAPRGQIALIDDPEALDIKAAKPKALSIHWEFMFTRSMFGTDDMDAQQDLLNRVAAMIDAGTLQSTVTERVEALTVEALRAAHLRQESGRVIGKQVLGGL from the coding sequence ATGAAAGCCATTGGCTATAGCGCGGCGGGCCCTGCGGACACGCTCGATCTGATTGAAATCGACCGGCCCGAGGTGGGGCCGCGTGATCTGTTGGTCGCGGTGAAAGGCATCTCGGTCAATCCGGTCGACGTGAAGCTGCGCGCCGCCGCCCAACCCGAAGGTGCTGCGCGCGTTCTGGGCTTTGACGCGGCAGGCGTCGTGGCCGAGGTGGGCGCGTCGGTCACCGGTTATAAGATCGGCGATGAGGTCTTCTATGCGGGCGACGTCACGCGGGCGGGCACCAATGCGGAATTCCATGCCGTCGATGAACGGATCGTCGGGCGCAAACCAGCCAGCCTCGACTTTACCGAAGCGTCGGGGCTGCCGCTGACCTCGATCACCGCGTGGGAGATGTTGTTCGACGCATTCCGCCTGACCGAAGGAGGTGGGGCGGGTCAAAGCTTGCTGGTGATCGGTGGCGCTGGCGGCGTCGGCTCTATCTTGATCCAACTGGCCAAAGCGCTGACCGGGCTTACCGTCATTGCGACGGCCTCTCGGCCCGAGACGCAGGATTGGGTGCGCAAAATGGGGGCGGATCACGTGGTTGACCATCGCGGTGACCTAGCCGCGCAGCTGGCAGAGCTGGGCCAGACCCCAAACTATGTCGCCGCGTTGACGGCCACGGACCAGCATTGGCCCGCGATCATCGACTTGATCGCGCCACGCGGCCAGATCGCGCTGATCGACGACCCCGAGGCGCTGGATATCAAGGCGGCCAAACCCAAGGCGTTGAGCATCCATTGGGAGTTCATGTTCACCCGTTCGATGTTCGGGACCGACGATATGGATGCCCAACAAGACCTGCTGAACCGCGTCGCAGCGATGATCGACGCAGGCACATTGCAGTCGACAGTCACCGAACGCGTCGAGGCGCTGACCGTCGAGGCGCTGCGCGCGGCGCATCTGCGGCAAGAAAGCGGTCGCGTGATTGGCAAACAGGTGCTTGGCGGACTTTAA
- a CDS encoding ArsR/SmtB family transcription factor, protein MDKTNALDAFAALSQVTRLDVFRLLITAGEGGMSAGDIGDTLGVRQNTMSTNLAILARSGLIRSKREGRSIRYFADMEGLRGLLAFLMEDCCGGRPELCQPIINELACPC, encoded by the coding sequence ATGGATAAAACTAACGCTCTCGACGCTTTTGCGGCGCTCAGTCAGGTAACCCGCCTTGATGTCTTCCGCCTTCTCATCACAGCCGGAGAAGGGGGGATGTCGGCAGGCGATATCGGCGACACCTTGGGGGTGCGTCAGAATACGATGTCGACCAACCTCGCGATTTTAGCGCGGTCTGGCCTTATTCGCAGCAAGCGCGAAGGACGAAGCATTCGTTACTTTGCCGATATGGAGGGGCTGCGCGGTTTGCTCGCCTTTCTGATGGAGGATTGCTGCGGCGGGCGTCCGGAACTCTGCCAGCCCATCATAAACGAGCTCGCCTGCCCCTGTTAG
- the arsB gene encoding ACR3 family arsenite efflux transporter — protein sequence MTDTTLPAAAGLGTFEKWLSVWVALAIGAGLLLGNLFPTAFGMLAGLEVASVNLPVAVLIWAMVFPMMVGVDFGALRQVGDKPKGLVVTVVVNWLIKPFTMAALGVLFFNYFFAGLIPPDDAQAYLAGVILLGAAPCTAMVFVWSNLTRGDATYTLVQVSVNDVIMVFAFAPIVAFLLGATDIVVPWDTLLLSVGLYVMLPLLVGYLTRQRLIAQGGEAAVDRFKSGVQPFSIIGLLVTVVLLFAFQGEVILDRPLVIALIAVPLLIQSYGIFFLAYGVARAWGIPFNVAAPCALIGTSNFFELAVAVAISLFGLGSGAALATVVGVLVEVPVMLSLVAFANRTRHWFPASEGSA from the coding sequence ATGACTGATACGACACTTCCCGCGGCGGCGGGTCTGGGCACGTTTGAAAAATGGCTGTCCGTCTGGGTTGCGCTGGCGATTGGCGCGGGGTTGCTGCTTGGCAATCTATTCCCGACTGCGTTTGGTATGCTTGCCGGGCTTGAGGTGGCGTCGGTGAACCTGCCCGTTGCGGTGCTGATCTGGGCGATGGTGTTCCCGATGATGGTCGGGGTGGATTTCGGAGCCTTGCGTCAGGTGGGGGACAAGCCGAAAGGGTTGGTTGTCACGGTGGTGGTGAACTGGCTGATCAAACCCTTCACCATGGCCGCCCTTGGCGTGTTGTTTTTTAACTACTTTTTCGCGGGTCTGATCCCGCCGGATGACGCGCAGGCCTATCTTGCGGGCGTTATCCTGCTGGGGGCCGCGCCCTGTACCGCGATGGTGTTCGTCTGGTCGAACCTGACGCGGGGGGATGCGACCTATACGCTGGTGCAGGTGAGCGTGAACGACGTCATCATGGTGTTCGCCTTCGCGCCCATCGTTGCCTTTCTGCTGGGGGCCACGGATATCGTTGTGCCCTGGGATACGCTGCTGTTGTCCGTGGGCCTTTACGTGATGCTGCCGCTTTTGGTGGGGTATCTGACGCGCCAGCGGCTGATTGCGCAAGGCGGCGAAGCGGCGGTGGATCGGTTCAAGTCGGGTGTGCAGCCGTTTTCGATCATTGGTCTGCTTGTGACGGTGGTCTTGCTTTTCGCTTTTCAGGGCGAGGTGATCCTGGACCGGCCGCTGGTGATTGCCTTGATCGCTGTGCCCCTTCTGATCCAGTCCTACGGGATATTCTTTCTGGCCTACGGGGTCGCGCGGGCCTGGGGCATTCCCTTCAACGTCGCGGCACCCTGCGCCTTGATCGGCACCTCCAACTTTTTTGAGCTGGCCGTCGCGGTTGCGATCAGCCTTTTCGGGCTCGGATCCGGTGCGGCATTGGCGACGGTCGTCGGTGTCTTGGTCGAAGTGCCTGTCATGCTGTCGCTTGTGGCTTTTGCAAATAGAACCCGCCACTGGTTCCCTGCCTCGGAGGGTTCAGCATGA
- the arsC gene encoding arsenate reductase (glutaredoxin) (This arsenate reductase requires both glutathione and glutaredoxin to convert arsenate to arsenite, after which the efflux transporter formed by ArsA and ArsB can extrude the arsenite from the cell, providing resistance.), with protein MSVVIHHNPDCGTSRNVLAIIKASGVEPVVIPYLDTGWTRGQLLGLFAAAGLTPRSALRVKRSPAEALGLLDPDVGDEALLDAMLEHPILVNRPIVCTPKGVRLCRPSEAVLDLLDHLPPGPLTKEDGSLLIDAEGNRVA; from the coding sequence ATGAGCGTTGTCATTCACCATAACCCCGACTGCGGCACGTCCCGCAATGTGCTGGCCATCATAAAAGCATCGGGGGTGGAGCCGGTGGTGATCCCCTATCTTGATACCGGCTGGACGCGCGGACAGCTTCTGGGGCTTTTTGCGGCGGCGGGTTTGACGCCGCGCAGCGCCCTACGGGTAAAGCGGTCTCCGGCAGAGGCATTGGGGCTGCTTGATCCCGACGTGGGCGACGAAGCGCTTCTGGACGCCATGCTGGAACACCCCATTCTGGTCAATCGCCCCATCGTCTGCACGCCCAAAGGCGTCCGGCTGTGCCGCCCAAGCGAGGCCGTGTTGGACTTGCTGGACCACCTGCCACCGGGGCCGCTGACCAAGGAAGACGGCTCTTTACTGATTGACGCGGAAGGAAACCGAGTTGCCTGA
- the arsH gene encoding arsenical resistance protein ArsH yields the protein MPDAPNLDDTHFKAIDEARLFEPAADADRPRILLLYGSLRDRSFSRLMTEEAARILTRLGAETRTYSPSGLPLPDDADASHPKVQELRDLVTWSDGMVWCSPERHGAMTGIMKTQIDWIPLSLGGVRPTQGKTLAVMQVSGGSQSFNAVNQLRILGRWMRLLTIPNQSSTPKAFLEFDDADRMKPSPFYDRVVDVMEELVKFTMLTKDRKDYLLDRYSERKESAAELSKRVNQKSI from the coding sequence TTGCCTGATGCCCCGAACCTCGATGACACCCATTTCAAAGCGATTGATGAGGCGCGTCTGTTCGAACCCGCAGCAGACGCGGACCGCCCGCGTATCCTGTTGCTTTACGGATCACTGCGGGACCGTTCGTTCAGCCGGCTCATGACCGAAGAAGCCGCGCGCATTCTGACACGCTTGGGGGCCGAGACGCGTACCTATTCGCCGTCTGGTCTGCCGCTGCCGGATGATGCCGACGCCAGTCACCCCAAAGTGCAGGAGCTGCGCGATCTGGTCACATGGTCAGATGGGATGGTCTGGTGTTCACCCGAACGCCACGGGGCCATGACCGGCATCATGAAAACCCAGATCGACTGGATTCCGCTGTCCTTGGGCGGTGTGCGCCCGACGCAGGGCAAAACGCTGGCTGTCATGCAGGTCAGCGGGGGGTCACAAAGCTTTAACGCCGTGAACCAGCTGCGCATCCTTGGGCGTTGGATGCGGTTGCTCACGATCCCGAACCAGTCCTCCACCCCCAAAGCCTTTCTGGAGTTTGACGACGCGGATCGGATGAAGCCATCGCCGTTCTATGATCGGGTCGTTGATGTCATGGAAGAGCTGGTGAAGTTCACGATGCTGACCAAAGACAGGAAAGACTACCTGCTGGATCGCTATAGCGAGCGTAAGGAAAGCGCCGCCGAGTTGTCGAAGCGCGTGAACCAGAAGTCGATCTGA